The Streptomyces kanamyceticus genome window below encodes:
- a CDS encoding MDR family MFS transporter has translation MTQDVSARPAEPEPVPGPPADGHAHGGVLVSIGALLLGMLLAALDQTIVSTALPTIVSDLGGMDHLSWVVTAYMLAATAATPLWGKLGDQYGRKKLFLTAIVIFLVGSALCGMAQNMPQLIGFRALQGLGGGGLMVLSMAIVGDLVSPRERGKYQGLFGAVFGATSVLGPLLGGLFTEHLSWRWVFYVNLPIGVVALLVIATTLHIPVRDTKHTIDYLGTFLIASVATCLVLVASLGGTTWGWGSPQIIGLAVLGVLLAFAFVSVEKKAVEPVLPLKLFRIRTFTLSAVISFIVGFAMFGAMTYLPTFLQVVQGVTPTMSGVHMLPMVAGMLLSTTASGQIVSRTGRWKVFPVAGTAVTTLGLLLLHQLNENSPTLEMSAYFFVFGLGLGLVMQVLVLIVQNAVSYEDLGVATSGATFFRSIGASFGVAIFGTIFTNRLGDKLTDALAGQQLPPGVSVGALEADPRGIARLPAELRPSALHAYASSITDVFLYAAPVALVAFVLAWFLKEDRLRGSVTAPDPTQTLASNPVERSSYDECARALSVLGTREGRREIYERITERAGYDLLPAASWLLLRMARHGTVEPAVLAERTTVPLTVITAAARQVEERRLAERQGLEMLLTERGREVAGRLAKAREASLSELLGDWWGPDRPTDLTRLVEELSAELCGSESERPQDGSASARVT, from the coding sequence ATGACGCAGGACGTGAGCGCACGGCCCGCGGAGCCGGAGCCCGTACCAGGACCGCCGGCGGACGGCCACGCGCACGGCGGGGTCCTTGTCTCCATCGGCGCGCTGCTCCTCGGCATGCTGCTCGCGGCCCTCGACCAGACCATCGTCTCGACCGCGCTGCCGACCATCGTCAGCGACCTCGGCGGCATGGACCACCTGTCCTGGGTCGTCACGGCGTACATGCTCGCCGCGACGGCCGCCACGCCGCTGTGGGGCAAGCTCGGCGACCAGTACGGCCGCAAGAAGCTGTTCCTGACCGCGATCGTGATCTTCCTGGTGGGCTCGGCGCTCTGCGGCATGGCGCAGAACATGCCGCAGCTCATCGGCTTCCGCGCCCTCCAGGGCCTCGGCGGCGGCGGGCTCATGGTGCTGTCCATGGCGATCGTCGGCGACCTGGTCTCGCCGCGCGAACGCGGCAAGTACCAGGGCCTGTTCGGCGCGGTCTTCGGCGCGACCAGCGTCCTCGGGCCGCTGCTCGGCGGGCTCTTCACCGAACACCTCAGCTGGCGCTGGGTCTTCTACGTCAACCTGCCGATCGGCGTGGTCGCCCTCCTCGTCATCGCCACCACCCTGCACATCCCGGTGCGCGACACCAAGCACACCATCGACTACCTCGGCACCTTCCTGATCGCGTCGGTCGCCACCTGTCTGGTGCTCGTCGCCTCGCTCGGCGGCACCACCTGGGGCTGGGGCTCGCCGCAGATCATCGGGCTCGCGGTCCTCGGCGTGCTGCTCGCGTTCGCCTTCGTCTCCGTGGAGAAGAAGGCCGTGGAGCCGGTGCTTCCGCTGAAGCTGTTCCGGATCCGCACCTTCACGCTGTCCGCCGTCATCAGCTTCATCGTGGGCTTCGCGATGTTCGGGGCGATGACCTACCTGCCGACGTTCCTCCAGGTCGTGCAGGGCGTCACGCCCACCATGTCGGGCGTGCACATGCTGCCGATGGTGGCGGGCATGCTGCTGTCGACGACCGCCTCCGGCCAGATCGTCAGTCGTACGGGCCGCTGGAAGGTCTTCCCCGTGGCGGGCACGGCGGTGACGACGCTCGGCCTGCTCCTGCTCCACCAGCTGAACGAGAACAGTCCCACCCTGGAGATGAGCGCCTACTTCTTCGTCTTCGGCCTGGGCCTCGGCCTGGTCATGCAGGTGCTCGTGCTCATCGTGCAGAATGCCGTCAGCTACGAGGACCTGGGCGTCGCCACGTCGGGTGCGACCTTCTTCCGCTCCATCGGCGCCTCCTTCGGCGTGGCGATCTTCGGCACGATCTTCACCAACCGGCTCGGCGACAAGCTCACCGACGCCCTCGCCGGGCAGCAGCTGCCGCCGGGAGTGAGCGTGGGCGCGCTGGAGGCGGACCCGCGCGGCATCGCGCGGCTCCCCGCAGAGCTACGCCCCAGCGCCCTGCACGCGTACGCCTCGTCGATCACGGACGTCTTCCTGTACGCGGCACCGGTCGCCCTGGTCGCCTTCGTCCTCGCCTGGTTCCTGAAGGAGGACAGGCTGCGCGGCTCGGTGACGGCGCCCGACCCCACGCAGACCCTCGCCAGCAACCCCGTGGAACGTTCGTCGTACGACGAGTGCGCGCGGGCCCTGTCCGTGCTCGGGACGCGCGAGGGGCGCCGCGAGATCTACGAGCGGATCACCGAGCGCGCGGGCTACGACCTGCTGCCCGCGGCCAGTTGGCTGCTCCTGCGCATGGCCAGGCACGGCACCGTCGAACCCGCCGTGCTCGCCGAGCGCACCACGGTGCCGCTGACCGTCATCACGGCGGCCGCCCGCCAGGTCGAGGAGCGCCGCCTCGCCGAACGGCAGGGCCTGGAGATGCTCCTGACCGAGCGGGGCAGGGAGGTCGCGGGCAGGCTCGCCAAGGCCCGCGAGGCATCCCTCTCCGAACTGCTCGGCGACTGGTGGGGTCCGGACCGGCCCACCGACCTGACCCGGCTCGTCGAGGAACTCAGCGCCGAACTGTGCGGGTCGGAGTCGGAGCGGCCGCAGGACGGGTCGGCGTCAGCGCGCGTCACCTGA
- a CDS encoding GNAT family N-acetyltransferase — protein MTTASWTIAPEPYDSPAAAALWRAYYTEVSDRWYLLHEGRPTDPEELEREVAAETGADLAPPDGVLLLGRYGGEPGATAGVRLLDPATAELTRVFVREDLRGKGGAPVILAAAEDAARALGAGRVVLDTRTDLVEARALYARHGYEEIEPIMERQYADHWYGKKLASGDAR, from the coding sequence ATGACCACCGCTTCCTGGACCATCGCCCCCGAGCCGTACGACTCCCCCGCGGCCGCCGCGCTCTGGCGCGCGTACTACACAGAGGTCAGCGACCGCTGGTACCTGCTGCACGAGGGCCGTCCCACGGACCCCGAGGAGCTGGAGCGCGAGGTCGCCGCGGAGACGGGGGCCGATCTCGCGCCGCCGGACGGGGTGCTGCTCCTCGGGCGGTACGGCGGCGAGCCCGGGGCCACCGCGGGCGTGCGGCTGCTCGACCCGGCGACCGCTGAGCTCACGCGCGTCTTCGTACGGGAGGACCTGCGCGGCAAGGGCGGCGCCCCCGTCATCCTGGCCGCGGCCGAGGACGCGGCCCGCGCGCTCGGCGCCGGGCGCGTCGTCCTGGACACCCGCACCGACCTGGTGGAGGCCCGCGCGCTGTACGCGCGCCACGGATACGAGGAGATCGAGCCGATCATGGAGCGTCAGTACGCCGACCACTGGTACGGCAAGAAGCTCGCCTCAGGTGACGCGCGCTGA
- a CDS encoding replication initiator → MTPDFTPADRRAALDREARLRQLPETDRDAIRIAQHPQYARWFEQIVATGGCAHPIHLSGWTTTRDATTGEILHHYDTRNEPGERLLLRCGNRRATVCAPCSRLHAGDTFHLVRAGLLGGKNVPSTVRDRPRLFITLTAPSFGPVHRAADERCRPRRNAGDCEHGRSHGCGLVHSTGDPLVGQPLCPDCYEYVAHVLWHAHVGKLWDRFVIGVRRRLASSVGVAQSRFPEHARLSFARVAEYQQRAAVHIHAVVRLDGPAGPDDEPPIWGTAESLINAVRASAQRAMVHVPYSPAIGELALRWGVQLDARPLTVHADGETLHDDAVAAYVAKYVTKGASETGAGLDHKLTNSDDIEAAPVTAHVRTLMRTCWRLGGLPEYEPLRLRAWTHSLGYRGHILTKSRSYSTTYAALRAARAVHAHKGPDDVSTTQVEANWRYAGSGHTAGATLIAATVAEDLAQNQEIARATLAASLAMER, encoded by the coding sequence ATCACCCCGGACTTCACCCCGGCTGACAGGCGCGCCGCTCTCGACCGTGAGGCGCGCCTGCGTCAGCTTCCCGAGACCGACCGCGATGCCATCCGCATCGCACAACACCCTCAATACGCCCGGTGGTTCGAGCAGATCGTGGCCACCGGTGGCTGCGCACATCCCATCCACCTCTCCGGTTGGACGACGACGCGGGACGCGACAACCGGCGAGATCCTCCACCACTACGACACCCGCAATGAACCCGGCGAACGCCTCTTGCTCCGCTGCGGCAATAGACGCGCGACCGTCTGCGCGCCGTGCTCCCGCCTCCACGCCGGAGACACCTTCCACCTCGTCCGCGCGGGCCTCCTCGGTGGCAAGAACGTCCCGTCCACGGTCCGCGATCGGCCTCGCCTCTTCATCACCCTGACTGCACCCTCATTCGGCCCGGTCCACCGCGCGGCCGACGAGCGATGCCGCCCTCGCCGCAATGCGGGTGACTGCGAACACGGTCGGTCCCATGGCTGCGGCCTCGTCCACTCCACGGGCGACCCCCTAGTCGGCCAACCGCTCTGCCCCGACTGCTACGAATACGTGGCTCATGTGCTCTGGCACGCACACGTGGGAAAGCTCTGGGACCGCTTCGTCATCGGTGTCCGTCGCCGCCTCGCCTCATCGGTCGGCGTCGCACAGTCGCGCTTCCCCGAACACGCTCGGCTGTCCTTTGCCCGAGTCGCCGAGTATCAGCAACGGGCTGCCGTCCACATCCACGCCGTCGTACGCCTCGACGGCCCGGCGGGGCCCGACGACGAACCTCCGATCTGGGGTACGGCTGAGAGCCTGATCAACGCCGTTCGAGCCTCCGCCCAACGCGCCATGGTCCACGTTCCGTACTCCCCCGCCATCGGCGAACTCGCCCTTCGCTGGGGCGTCCAACTCGACGCTCGTCCCCTGACGGTGCATGCCGACGGTGAGACCCTGCACGACGACGCCGTAGCCGCGTACGTCGCGAAGTACGTCACCAAGGGAGCCAGCGAGACCGGCGCGGGCCTCGACCACAAGCTCACCAACAGCGACGACATCGAAGCAGCCCCGGTCACCGCGCACGTGCGCACTCTCATGCGCACCTGCTGGCGCCTGGGCGGTCTCCCCGAGTACGAACCGCTCCGCCTGCGTGCCTGGACTCACTCTCTCGGCTACCGCGGACACATCCTCACCAAGTCCCGCAGCTACTCGACGACTTACGCCGCGCTGCGCGCCGCACGCGCAGTCCATGCGCACAAGGGTCCCGACGACGTATCCACCACCCAAGTCGAGGCCAACTGGCGCTATGCAGGATCTGGGCATACAGCAGGCGCCACTCTGATAGCCGCCACCGTCGCTGAAGACCTCGCCCAGAATCAAGAGATCGCCCGAGCGACGCTTGCTGCTTCCTTAGCCATGGAACGCTGA
- a CDS encoding tetratricopeptide repeat protein yields the protein MLEHRYGAILLGHLLTGDPLTELGDDVTPRRITFQASSFSPVDDVVVIGNSANEIEHRVSIGVRRDPSFVASNKSTVDLIGSYLRTLHQHLTEITAGTWKLALVVASPNSHIRQMQELAAIARDVGDDLEFRKEVDRPGRTTRAVRERLRQFDQVVAIASNNIDITFDATPVSEVTWRLLGALRLREIRLEGTDETDRTQAVGRLRQITGDGTPATADRLFSRLCELAGRYAPAAATKDELSLLRDLKGFSLSISNSSSARHTKSQVDEERDHAAAHSDPPVRSNYLSQVRRIAPVRLLGRKEELEFLSEFCKAPNLNNYLWWRAKAWAGKSALLSWFTLNPPDGVHIVSFFITARLAGQADRVAFSDVVLEQLLEILGEPMPPLLTDSTRDAHLLGSLDRAARICRQKGKRLVLIVDGLDEDQGVTAGPDAHSIAATLPSDPPANMRVIVASRPSPPIPADVPGNHPLRQRVTVRSLRDSPHAEVVRQDAERELKRLFHGTTTELDLLGLLTAAGGGLSEADLAELTGLSPWEINSYLSAVSGRTFTSQSGRLQRNTVYMLGHEELQQQAANFLGKLRLDSYRQRLYNWSDEYSRRRWPSNTPEYLLRGYFKLLQATGDQVRMLTCATDPDRHDRMLDIIGGDTSALAEIVTTQEIIANQADPDLSAVSRLAIHRARLSTRNDNIPANLPSVWVQLGRFNRAEALARSITAPFRRVQALTAVARDMAAAGDLSLARLVISQAEQALEEITDEYEYAHATAVVARAAAGAGDPQRAGDLISRAEMASSSLTDPHRRAHVTVAIARAAASMGHVQSANRTAQGIPTWSERAQALLAVATELANIGDVKSSRRIAHSIRSRSERSQALSAVARAESSRGNKRAAIKTNELAEATARAIRNPSRQSWTLVSVAHAAMDIGQDKMAAALLESALRLAETIGRSSDREDVLTSIARVTAIAKNPDHAARIARKVASPARRVKSLAALASGLASAGYENQAEKIAIEAEIAGRSITSPSQAIKGLAELSQATAAAGDVDQAEQIAQEIPNRPQRERTLTVVAEAMARTGNLNRAIDIAASFTDELQQDKTLSLIAAAAATTGKFEQAKTIAQLINDPTIRARTLATLLRIESGTDKRSSDQTVRVDASAHHRFPQEVRLELNSGDFAAAEAVAVAIDHPYHQYNALLAIACELAAIRGFERAKTCVGFISNVPLRAKALAHVGEVLTEKGETSTAKQFFNQAITVANTITTAYRDQLLVDVSQRIASAGYTEWAESIVRSIKRSAIQQKALSSIAVSVATSGEIDQAQNIAISIPESRVKARALTAIVRSGISAGELDKAEMIARLITNPISQGQALSAVTEAFASSGRPEHAEEVAHSINHLPEQARALASLASRLAATESRRILAQALTVGHWQICLPVLARLEPSVVSVMAEEFLRTTRQPPDERGFNN from the coding sequence GTGCTGGAGCATCGCTATGGAGCGATTCTCCTGGGCCATCTCCTGACGGGCGACCCCCTAACCGAACTGGGTGACGATGTCACCCCACGCCGGATAACATTCCAGGCAAGTTCATTTAGCCCGGTGGACGATGTCGTCGTTATTGGAAATTCGGCCAATGAAATAGAACACAGAGTATCAATTGGCGTCCGAAGAGACCCATCATTCGTAGCCAGCAATAAATCAACAGTAGACCTTATTGGATCATACCTTCGCACTCTACATCAACACTTGACCGAGATCACGGCGGGCACATGGAAACTCGCCTTGGTCGTCGCAAGCCCAAATAGCCATATACGACAAATGCAAGAACTGGCTGCAATCGCACGAGACGTAGGCGATGATCTGGAATTTCGCAAGGAGGTGGACCGACCTGGTCGCACCACCCGGGCCGTTCGAGAAAGGCTTAGGCAGTTCGATCAGGTTGTCGCCATCGCCTCAAATAATATTGATATCACCTTTGACGCCACACCCGTAAGCGAAGTCACTTGGCGTCTATTAGGAGCCCTGCGACTCAGAGAGATTCGCCTAGAGGGAACCGATGAAACCGATCGAACGCAAGCAGTAGGACGGCTGCGGCAGATAACCGGAGATGGAACCCCCGCTACCGCAGACCGTCTATTCAGTCGACTTTGTGAACTGGCCGGCCGCTATGCCCCCGCGGCTGCGACAAAAGATGAGCTCTCACTCCTTCGCGATCTAAAGGGTTTCTCTCTTTCGATATCAAATAGCAGTTCCGCTCGCCACACTAAAAGCCAGGTAGACGAGGAACGCGATCACGCAGCAGCGCACTCCGACCCCCCGGTGCGTTCCAATTATCTATCGCAGGTAAGACGAATAGCTCCAGTTAGGCTACTAGGCAGGAAGGAGGAACTAGAGTTTCTATCAGAGTTCTGCAAAGCCCCTAACCTGAACAACTACCTATGGTGGCGAGCAAAGGCGTGGGCAGGAAAGTCAGCGTTGCTGTCATGGTTTACCTTGAATCCGCCAGATGGAGTTCACATAGTTTCGTTCTTCATCACTGCCCGCCTGGCAGGTCAAGCCGATCGAGTAGCGTTCTCCGATGTCGTACTTGAACAGCTTCTAGAGATACTGGGCGAGCCAATGCCTCCCCTGCTAACCGACTCTACCCGCGATGCACATCTACTCGGTTCACTGGATCGCGCAGCCAGAATATGTAGGCAGAAGGGCAAGCGTCTTGTATTGATTGTCGATGGGCTTGATGAAGATCAAGGAGTTACTGCCGGTCCTGACGCCCATAGCATCGCCGCGACACTTCCTTCGGACCCTCCAGCCAACATGCGCGTGATCGTAGCCAGCAGGCCGAGTCCACCTATCCCGGCAGATGTTCCTGGCAATCATCCATTGCGTCAGCGAGTGACAGTTCGCTCGCTACGTGATTCTCCCCACGCTGAAGTGGTACGCCAGGACGCAGAACGCGAACTTAAAAGACTATTTCACGGGACCACCACGGAGTTGGATCTACTAGGCCTATTGACCGCTGCGGGAGGCGGGCTATCTGAGGCCGACCTGGCTGAGCTGACCGGGCTATCTCCCTGGGAGATTAATAGCTACCTCAGCGCTGTCTCCGGTCGAACATTCACATCACAGTCTGGACGCTTGCAACGCAACACCGTGTACATGTTGGGCCACGAGGAACTCCAACAACAAGCGGCAAATTTCCTCGGAAAACTCCGCCTAGATTCCTACCGGCAAAGACTATATAACTGGTCGGACGAATATTCCAGAAGGCGTTGGCCATCGAACACACCAGAGTATTTGCTACGGGGATACTTCAAGCTGCTGCAGGCTACTGGCGATCAAGTGCGCATGCTTACTTGCGCTACGGACCCTGATCGTCATGACCGAATGCTCGACATTATTGGTGGAGACACGAGTGCCCTCGCCGAGATCGTAACCACTCAAGAGATAATTGCTAATCAAGCTGACCCCGATCTGTCAGCAGTAAGTAGACTAGCCATTCATAGAGCAAGACTTTCGACACGGAACGACAACATCCCTGCAAACCTGCCGAGTGTCTGGGTCCAACTTGGACGCTTCAACCGTGCAGAGGCGTTGGCTCGCTCAATTACCGCGCCCTTTCGTAGAGTCCAGGCACTGACTGCGGTGGCTAGAGATATGGCTGCGGCTGGAGACCTCTCCCTGGCTAGGCTGGTTATCAGCCAGGCCGAACAGGCCCTGGAGGAGATAACCGACGAGTACGAGTACGCGCATGCCACCGCAGTAGTTGCACGTGCCGCTGCAGGAGCTGGGGATCCGCAGAGAGCTGGCGACCTAATCAGCCGTGCCGAGATGGCGTCCAGTTCACTAACCGACCCCCATCGCCGTGCCCATGTGACCGTCGCAATTGCCCGAGCCGCAGCTTCTATGGGACATGTGCAGAGCGCCAATAGAACGGCTCAGGGAATTCCTACCTGGTCCGAACGCGCCCAGGCTCTACTGGCAGTTGCCACAGAACTAGCAAATATAGGAGATGTGAAATCGAGTCGCAGGATTGCCCATTCTATAAGGAGCCGATCCGAACGGTCCCAAGCCCTGTCCGCTGTAGCTCGGGCGGAAAGCTCCCGCGGCAATAAGCGCGCCGCCATTAAGACGAACGAGCTCGCTGAAGCGACAGCTCGCGCAATTCGTAATCCGAGCCGACAGTCCTGGACGCTAGTATCGGTTGCCCACGCGGCAATGGACATCGGACAGGACAAGATGGCTGCAGCCCTACTAGAATCTGCTTTGAGGCTTGCCGAGACAATTGGTAGGTCCTCTGACCGTGAGGATGTCCTGACTTCCATCGCTCGCGTGACAGCCATAGCAAAAAATCCAGACCATGCAGCGAGAATCGCCCGGAAAGTGGCAAGCCCAGCACGACGGGTCAAATCTCTGGCCGCTCTCGCATCGGGGCTGGCGTCAGCTGGCTACGAAAATCAAGCCGAGAAAATAGCGATCGAGGCAGAGATTGCCGGTCGATCAATTACGAGTCCGTCTCAAGCTATCAAGGGACTTGCTGAACTCTCTCAAGCAACAGCAGCAGCGGGTGACGTCGATCAAGCCGAACAGATCGCTCAGGAAATTCCTAACCGACCCCAACGGGAAAGAACACTCACAGTTGTTGCGGAGGCGATGGCCCGAACTGGTAATCTAAATCGAGCGATAGACATCGCCGCCTCATTCACGGATGAGCTTCAGCAGGACAAAACGCTTTCACTCATCGCAGCAGCAGCAGCTACCACTGGAAAATTTGAACAAGCTAAGACAATAGCCCAATTGATTAATGATCCAACGATAAGGGCAAGAACCCTGGCAACTCTGTTGCGCATCGAATCAGGAACAGATAAGCGGAGCTCCGATCAGACAGTCAGAGTCGACGCGTCTGCGCACCATAGATTTCCTCAGGAAGTGCGGTTAGAGCTAAATTCTGGCGATTTTGCAGCTGCGGAGGCAGTGGCCGTTGCGATCGATCACCCATACCATCAATATAATGCATTACTCGCAATAGCATGCGAACTAGCAGCGATTAGGGGTTTCGAGCGGGCCAAAACCTGTGTCGGGTTTATTAGCAACGTGCCACTACGAGCTAAAGCACTTGCGCATGTGGGGGAAGTTCTGACCGAGAAAGGAGAGACAAGCACAGCGAAGCAATTCTTCAACCAAGCCATCACAGTTGCCAATACGATCACCACAGCTTACAGAGATCAGTTGCTGGTAGATGTATCCCAGCGAATTGCCTCCGCAGGATACACAGAGTGGGCTGAAAGTATCGTACGGTCCATTAAGAGATCCGCCATTCAGCAAAAAGCATTGTCATCTATTGCGGTTTCGGTAGCTACGTCGGGCGAGATCGATCAGGCTCAAAATATCGCTATTTCAATTCCCGAATCAAGAGTAAAGGCGAGAGCGCTTACGGCAATCGTGCGGTCGGGAATCAGTGCGGGCGAGCTAGATAAGGCCGAAATGATCGCCCGCTTGATCACCAATCCCATTTCGCAAGGACAGGCTCTAAGCGCGGTTACCGAGGCCTTCGCCAGTTCCGGCAGGCCAGAACATGCCGAAGAGGTTGCGCATTCGATTAATCATCTTCCCGAGCAAGCTCGAGCGCTAGCATCTCTTGCATCTCGGCTAGCTGCTACGGAATCTCGTCGAATCCTCGCCCAAGCGCTTACGGTTGGGCATTGGCAAATATGCCTACCGGTGTTGGCTCGCCTTGAGCCAAGCGTGGTGTCCGTCATGGCGGAAGAGTTCCTTCGCACAACTCGGCAGCCTCCGGACGAACGCGGCTTCAATAACTAG
- a CDS encoding recombinase family protein produces MSDDDLVSRAQWGDLQGQNWAVLVRLSTDEAEDDEEPVAEPGEPGEGARRRGPMTGRDIKSTSEQERDGREFIDRHGGVCVHVYYEPDTSAWRKKRVRLPDGRVVYRVVRPVFEGALEDLKAGQAPKGERLDGLIVYDIDRLTRDNRHLEDAIDVVERHRRPIIDINGSLDLLTENGRATARVVVAMSNKQSADTARRVRRKHRALEREGIPTGGARPFGWNEDKRMLHASEAKLLREAALGVLGGAPIRAFTTRWNEQGVMTPRGSRWSTTKLKTVLRNPRMCGIRSRKSRELNSDTGSETERWEIVYGDEGEPVRGQWDRVITEEQWKALLEVIGDNMSPGTGHNSRKYLLTGTLRCDKDDCGTPHRAIKAPRGANKPEGFFYYACPDKGQGGCGGGTKIPGPDADKAVTELVIAKYEEEAAAREAQVAPKEWGREEELARVREDIEEAKEARRMRILSKERYFAMLQELTVQERQLVRDRNRWVKHQVAAMGKPVDLRAEWDDLTLPEKRAYIEQTLTAVLVAPAVGRRKPVYTRLTPLFRADDEQ; encoded by the coding sequence ATGAGCGATGACGACTTAGTCTCTCGCGCACAGTGGGGAGACCTGCAGGGGCAGAACTGGGCGGTGCTTGTGCGCCTGTCCACGGATGAGGCCGAGGACGACGAGGAGCCGGTCGCGGAGCCCGGTGAGCCGGGAGAGGGCGCCCGGCGACGAGGCCCGATGACGGGCCGCGACATCAAGAGCACGAGTGAACAAGAGCGCGACGGCCGGGAGTTCATCGACCGGCACGGCGGCGTGTGCGTGCACGTCTACTACGAGCCGGACACGTCGGCGTGGCGGAAGAAGCGTGTACGTCTGCCGGACGGCCGGGTGGTCTATCGAGTCGTACGCCCGGTATTCGAGGGCGCGTTGGAGGACCTGAAGGCGGGGCAGGCCCCGAAGGGCGAGCGCCTGGACGGCCTGATCGTCTACGACATCGACCGCCTGACGCGCGACAACAGGCACCTTGAGGACGCGATCGATGTGGTGGAACGCCACCGGCGACCGATCATCGACATCAACGGCAGTTTGGACTTGCTCACGGAGAACGGCCGAGCGACGGCGCGAGTGGTCGTGGCGATGAGTAACAAGCAGTCGGCGGATACGGCCCGCCGAGTGCGCCGGAAGCACCGCGCCCTGGAGCGGGAGGGCATCCCGACCGGGGGAGCGAGGCCGTTCGGCTGGAACGAGGACAAGCGGATGCTGCACGCGTCCGAGGCGAAGCTGCTGAGGGAGGCCGCGCTAGGGGTTCTCGGCGGCGCCCCCATCCGGGCGTTCACGACCCGCTGGAACGAGCAGGGCGTGATGACGCCGCGGGGAAGCAGGTGGAGTACCACCAAGCTCAAGACGGTCCTGCGTAACCCGCGTATGTGCGGCATCCGTTCGCGGAAGTCTCGGGAGCTCAACTCGGACACGGGCAGCGAGACTGAGCGTTGGGAGATCGTCTACGGCGACGAGGGCGAGCCGGTCCGAGGGCAATGGGACCGCGTCATCACCGAAGAGCAGTGGAAGGCACTCCTGGAAGTGATCGGCGACAACATGTCACCGGGCACAGGCCACAACTCCCGCAAGTACCTCCTGACGGGAACGCTCCGCTGCGACAAGGACGACTGCGGCACACCACACCGCGCCATCAAGGCACCGAGGGGCGCCAACAAGCCCGAGGGGTTCTTCTATTACGCCTGTCCGGACAAGGGACAGGGAGGCTGCGGCGGAGGCACGAAGATCCCGGGCCCGGACGCCGACAAGGCAGTCACGGAGCTGGTGATAGCCAAGTACGAGGAGGAGGCCGCAGCCAGGGAGGCGCAGGTGGCACCGAAGGAGTGGGGCCGCGAGGAGGAGTTGGCCCGCGTCCGAGAGGACATCGAGGAGGCGAAGGAGGCCCGCCGGATGCGGATCCTGAGCAAGGAGCGGTACTTCGCGATGCTTCAGGAACTCACGGTGCAGGAGAGGCAGTTGGTGCGTGATCGCAACCGGTGGGTCAAGCACCAGGTGGCCGCGATGGGCAAGCCCGTCGACCTGCGGGCGGAGTGGGACGACCTGACGCTGCCGGAGAAGCGGGCCTACATAGAGCAGACGCTGACGGCAGTGCTCGTCGCGCCAGCGGTCGGGCGCCGCAAGCCCGTCTACACGAGGCTCACGCCGCTGTTTCGTGCGGATGACGAGCAGTAA